In a genomic window of Meriones unguiculatus strain TT.TT164.6M chromosome 8, Bangor_MerUng_6.1, whole genome shotgun sequence:
- the Zdhhc5 gene encoding palmitoyltransferase ZDHHC5 has product MPAESGKRFKPSKYVPVSAAAIFLVGATTLFFAFTCPGLSLNVSPAVPIYNAIMFLFVLANFSMATFMDPGIFPRAEEDEDKEDDFRAPLYKTVEIKGIQVRMKWCATCRFYRPPRCSHCSVCDNCVEEFDHHCPWVNNCIGRRNYRYFFLFLLSLTAHIMGVFGFGLLYVLYHMEELSEVRTAVTMAVMCVAGLFFIPVAGLTGFHVVLVARGRTTNEQVTGKFRGGVNPFTNGCCNNVSRVLCSSPAPRYLGRPKKEKTIVIRPPFLRPEVSDGQITVKIMDNGIQGELRRTKSKGSLEITESQSADAEPPPPPKPDLSRYTGLRTHLSLGTNEDSSLLGKESPPTPTMYKYRPGYSSSTSAAMPHSSSAKLSRGDSLKEPTSIADSSRQPSYRSEPSLEPESFRSPTFGKSFHFDPLSSGSRSSSLKSAQGTGFELGHLQSIRSEGTTSTSYKSLANQTRNGSLSYDSLLTPSDSPDFESVQAGPEPDPPLGYTSPFLSARLAQQREAERHPRLVPTGPPHREPSPVRYDNLSRHIVASLQEREKLLRQSPPLAGREEEPGVGDSGIQSTPGSGQAPRTSSSSDDSKRSPLSKTPLGRPAVPRFGKPDGLRGRGLGSPEPGPTAPYLGRSMSYSSQKTPSGVSETEEVALQPLLTPKDEVQLKTTYSKSNGQPKSIGSASPGPGQPPLSSPTRGGVKKVSGVGGTTYEISV; this is encoded by the exons GTGTCCAGGACTGAGCCTGAATGTGTCACCTGCAGTGCCCATCTACAATGCAATTATGTTTCTCTTTGTGCTGGCCAATTTCAGCATGGCCACCTTTATGGACCCAGGAATTTTCCCGAGAG cTGAAGAGGACGAAGACAAAGAAGATGATTTCCGCGCTCCCCTCTACAAGACGGTGGAGATCAAGGGCATCCAGGTGCGGATGAAGTGGTGTGCCACCTGCCGCTTCTACCGCCCTCCCAGGTGTTCCCACTGCAGTGTCTGCGACAACTGTGTGGAG GAATTTGATCATCACTGCCCTTGGGTGAACAATTGTATCGGTCGCAGGAACTACAgatatttcttccttttccttctttccctgacAGCCCACATTATGGGTGTGTTTGGCTTTGGCCTCCTTTATGTCCTCTATCACATGGAGGAACTCTCAGAGGTCCGCACTGCTGTCAC AATGGCAGTGATGTGTGTGGCTGGCTTATTTTTCATTCCTGTAGCCGGCCTCACAGGATTTCATGTGGTGCTGGTGGCTAGGGGACGCACAACCAATGAACAG GTTACAGGTAAATTCCGTGGAGGTGTGAACCCCTTCACCAATGGTTGCTGTAACAATGTCAGCCGCGTCCTCTGCAGTTCTCCAGCACCCAG GTATTTGGGGAGACCAAAGAAAGAGAAGACCATTGTAATCAGACCTCCTTTCCTTCGACCAGAAGTGTCAGATGGGCAGATAACTGTGAAGATCATGGATAATGGCATCCAGGGAGAACTGAGGAGGACTAAG TCTAAGGGAAGCCTAGAGATAACGGAGAGCCAGTCTGCAGATGCGGAACCTCCACCTCCTCCTAAGCCGGACCTGAGTCGATATACAGGGCTGAGAACCCACCTCAGCCTGGGTACTAATGAGG ATAGCAGTCTCCTGGGCAAGGAGAGCCCCCCTACACCTACCATGTACAAGTACCgaccaggttacagcagcagcacGTCAGCCGCCATGCCTCATTCCTCCAGCGCCAAG CTGAGTCGTGGAGACAGTCTGAAGGAGCCAACTTCAATTGCAGATAGCAGCCGCCAGCCCAGCTACCGCTCAGAGCCCAGCTTGGAGCCAGAGAGTTTCCGGTCTCCCACTTTTGGCAAAAGCTTTCATTTTGATCCATTGTCCAGTGGTTCACGGTCATCCAGCCTCAAGTCAGCCCAGGGCACGGGCTTTGAGCTGGGCCACTTGCAGTCCATTCGTTCGGAGGGCACCACGTCCACCTCCTATAAGAGCCTGGCCAATCAGACACGCAATGGAAGTCTATCTTACGACAGCCTCCTCACTCCTTCAGACAGCCCTGATTTTGAGTCAGTACAGGCAGGGCCTGAGCCAGACCCACCTTTAGGCTACACCTCTCCCTTCCTGTCAGCCAGGCTGGCCCAGCAACGGGAAGCCGAGAGGCATCCACGTTTGGTGCCAACCGGCCCACCACACCGAGAGCCCTCACCAGTCCGTTATGACAATCTGTCTCGCCACATTGTGGCCTCCCTCCAGGAGCGAGAGAAGCTGCTACGACAGTCGCCTCCACTTGCAGGACGTGAGGAAGAGCCAGGTGTGGGAGACTCAGGCATTCAGTCAACACCAGGCTCCGGCCAGGCCCCTCGTACTAGTTCCTCCTCAGATGACTCAAAGAGATCACCCCTGAGCAAGACTCCACTGGGACGCCCAGCTGTACCCCGCTTTGGCAAACCAGATGGGCTAAGGGGCCGGGGACTAGGGTCCCCTGAACCAGGCCCAACTGCCCCCTACTTGGGCCGATCAATGTCTTACAGCAGCCAAAAAACCCCATCTGGTGTCTCTGAGACAGAGGAAGTAGCACTGCAGCCATTACTGACCCCCAA AGATGAAGTACAGCTCAAGACCACCTACAGCAAATCCAATGGACAGCCCAAGAGTATAGGCTCTGCTTCCCCTGGCCCAGGGCAGCCACCTCTCAGTAGCCCCACAAGGGGAGGAGTCAAGAAGGTGTCAGGGGTGGGTGGTACCACTTACGAGATTTCTGTGTGA
- the Med19 gene encoding mediator of RNA polymerase II transcription subunit 19, which yields MENFTALFGAQTDPPPPPSALSFGPGKPPPPPPPPPGGGPGSAAPPTATSASAGAEKSAAGSGPFYLMRELPGSTELTGSTNLITHYNLEQAYNKFCGKKVKEKLSNFLPDLPGMIDLPGSHDNSSLRSLIEKPPILGGSFNPITGTMLSGFRLHTGPLPEQCRLMHIQPPKKKNKHKHKQSRTQDPVPPETPSDSDHKKKKKKKEEDPERKRKKKEKKKKKNRHSPDHPGMGSSQASSSSSLR from the exons ATGGAGAACTTCACGGCGCTGTTCGGGGCTCAGACTGACCCCCCGCCGCCGCCGAGCGCCCTGAGCTTCGGGCCGGGgaagccgccgccgccgcccccgcctCCTCCGGGAGGGGGTCCGGGCTCGGCCGCGCCCCCGACGGCGACCTCGGCCTCCGCGGGAGCCGAGAAGTCCGCGGCTGGAAGCGGCCCCTTCTACCTTATGCGGGAATTGCCAG GCAGCACAGAGCTGACGGGCAGCACCAATTTAATCACACACTACAACCTGGAACAGGCCTATAATAAGTTCTGTGGCAAGAAAGTGAAGGAGAAGTTAAGTAACTTCCTGCCTGACCTGCCAGGGATGATTGATCTCCCTGGCTCCCATGACAACAGCAGCCTCCGCTCTCTCATTGAGAAGCCTCCTATTCTTGGTGGCTCTTTTAATCCCATCACAGGGACTATGCTGTCTGGTTTCCGCCTCCACACTGGCCCG TTGCCAGAGCAGTGTCGTCTGATGCATATCCAGCCTCCCAAGAAGAAGAAtaaacacaagcacaaacagaGCCGTACTCAGGACCCTGTCCCTCCAG AAACACCATCTGATTCAgatcacaagaagaagaaaaagaaaaaagaagaggatccTGAgcgaaaaagaaagaagaaagagaagaagaagaagaag AACCGACACAGTCCAGACCACCCAGGTATGGGCAGCTcccaggccagcagcagcagcagccttcgcTAA
- the Tmx2 gene encoding thioredoxin-related transmembrane protein 2 has translation MAVLAPLIALVYSVPRLSRWLARPYCLLSALLSVAFLLVRKLPPICDGLPTQREDGNPCDFDWREVEILMFLSAIVMMKNRRSITVEQHVGNIFMFSKVANVILFFRLDIRMGLLYLTLCIVFLMTCKPPLYMGPEYIKYFSDKTIDEELERDKRVTWIVEFFANWSNDCQSFAPIYADLSLKYNCTGLNFGKVDVGRYTDVGTRYKVSTSPLTKQLPTLILFQGGKEVIRRPQIDKKGRAVSWTFSEENVIREFNLNELYQRAKKLSKGGDTPEEKPVAPAPTAVPDGENKKDK, from the exons ATGGCAGTGCTCGCGCCTCTCATTGCGCTGGTGTACTCGGTGCCGCGGCTCTCTCGATGGCTGGCCCGACCTTACTGTCTTCTGTCGGCCCTGCTTTCCGTGGCTTTCCTCCTCGTGAGGAAACTGCCGCCCATTTGCGACGGCCTCCCCACGCAGCGCGAAGATGGCAACCCGTGTGACTTCGACTGG AGAGAAGTGGAGATCCTGATGTTCCTCAGTGCCATCGTGATGATGAAGAACCGCAGATCTA TCACTGTGGAGCAGCATGTCGGCAACATCTTCATGTTTAGTAAAGTGGCCAACGTAATTCTTTTCTTCCGCCTGGATATCCGCATGGGCCTGCTGTACCTCACTCTCTGCATAG TGTTCCTGATGACCTGCAAGCCTCCCCTGTACATGGGTCCTGAGTACATCAAGTACTTCAGTGATAAGACCATTGAC GAAGAACTGGAGCGGGACAAGAGGGTCACTTGGATTGTGGAGTTCTTTGCCAATTGGTCTAATGATTGCCAGTCATTTGCTCCCATCTATGCTGACTTGTCCCTCAA GTACAACTGTACAGGACTAAATTTTGGGAAAGTAGATGTTGGACGTTACACAGATGTTGGCACACG GTACAAAGTGAGTACGTCCCCCCTCACCAAACAGTTGCCTACCCTCATCTTGTTCCAAGGTGGCAAGGAGGTAATTCGACGGCCACAGATCGACAAGAAAGGACGAGCTGTCTCCTGGACCTTTTCTGAG GAGAATGTGATTCGAGAATTCAACTTGAATGAGCTATACCAGCGAGCCAAGAAGCTCTCGAAAGGTGGAGACACGCCAGAAGAGAAGCCTGTggcccctgctcccactgctgTGCCAGATGGGGAGAATAAGAAGGACAAATAG